The following coding sequences lie in one Odocoileus virginianus isolate 20LAN1187 ecotype Illinois chromosome 13, Ovbor_1.2, whole genome shotgun sequence genomic window:
- the LOC110140835 gene encoding histone H3.3A-like, whose translation MARTKQAARKSTGGKAPRKQLATKAARKSAPSTGGVKKPHRYRPRTVALREIRRYQKSTELLIRKLPFQRLVREIAQDFKTDLRFQSAAIGALQEASEAYLMGLFEDTNLCAIHAKRVTVMPKDIQMACRIRGERA comes from the coding sequence ATGGCCCGAACCAAGCAGGCTGCTCGTAAGTCAACGGGTGGGAAAGCGCCCCGCAAGCAGCTGGCCACCAAAGCGGCCAGGAAAAGCGCACCCTCTACCGGCGGGGTGAAAAAACCTCATCGCTACAGGCCCAGGACTGTTGCGCTTCGAGAAATCCGTCGTTACCAGAAATCCACCGAGCTTCTGATCCGGAAACTGCCTTTCCAGAGGTTGGTGAGGGAGATTGCCCAGGATTTCAAAACCGACTTGAGGTTCCAGAGTGCCGCCATCGGCGCGCTGCAGGAGGCTAGCGAAGCGTACCTGATGGGTTTGTTTGAAGATACTAATCTGTGTGCCATCCACGCTAAGAGAGTCACCGTCATGCCCAAAGACATCCAAATGGCTTGCCGGATACGGGGAGAGAGAGCTTAA